One part of the Microtus ochrogaster isolate Prairie Vole_2 chromosome 18, MicOch1.0, whole genome shotgun sequence genome encodes these proteins:
- the LOC101982685 gene encoding glycerol kinase-like, which produces MADAKKAVLGPLVGAVDQGTSSTRFLVFNPKTAELLNYHQVEIKQEFPKEGWVEEDPKEILQSVYDCIEKTCEKLKQQSIEFSNIKAIGVTNQRETTVVWDKVTGEPLYNALVWLDLRTQSTVEKLNKSISVSNNFVKTKTGLPISTYFSAVKLHWLIGNVRKVQKAIEDGRALFGTIDSWLIWNLTGGVNGGVHCTDVSNASRTMIFNIHSLQWDEELCNFFGIPMCILPRIRSSSEIYGLMKTGPLEGVPISGCLGDQSAALVGQMCLQDGQAKNTYGTGCFLLCNTGQKCVVSEHGLLTTVAYKLGREEPVYYALEGSVAIAGAVVSWLRDNMKIIKASRDIEKLAEQVGSSYGCYFVPAFSGLYAPYWDPSARGIICGLTQFTNKCHIAFAALEAVCFQAREILDAMNRDCGIPLKHLQVDGGMTENKILMQLQADILCIPVMKPSMPETTALGAAMAAGAAEGVSVWSLDPKDLSVVQMEKFQPRIKAEESEVRYSTWKKAVMKSMGWVMTQSSEGSRDPSIFASLTLGFYVVSSMVILIGARYI; this is translated from the coding sequence ATGGCAGACGCTAAGAAAGCGGTTTTGGGGCCGTTGGTAGGGGCAGTGGATCAAGGGACCAGCTCAACACGTTTTTTGGTTTTCAATCCTAAAACTGCTGAACTACTTAATTACCATCAAGTGGAAATAAAACAGGAGTTCCCCAAAGAAGGATGGGTAGAGGAAGACCCAAAGGAAATCCTACAGTCCGTGTACGACTGTATAGAGAAAACATGCGAGAAACTTAAACAGCAGAGCATTGAGTTTTCCAACATAAAAGCTATTGGTGTCACCAATCAGCGAGAAACTACTGTAGTCTGGGACAAGGTAACTGGAGAACCTCTCTACAATGCGTTGGTGTGGCTTGACCTaaggacccagtccactgtggagaAACTCAACAAAAGCATTTCAGTAAGCAATAATTTTGTCAAGACCAAGACAGGCCTCCCAATCAGCACTTACTTCAGCGCGGTGAAACTTCACTGGCTCATTGGCAACGTGAGGAAAGTCCAAAAGGCTATTGAAGATGGAAGAGCGCTCTTTGGAACGATTGACTCGTGGCTTATCTGGAACCTGACTGGAGGCGTCAATGGAGGTGTCCACTGTACCGATGTAAGTAACGCGAGCAGGACCATGATTTTCAATATTCATTCTTTGCAGTGGGATGAAGAGCTCTGCAATTTTTTTGGAATTCCCATGTGCATACTTCCCAGAATCCGGAGCTCTTCAGAGATCTATGGGCTAATGAAAACTGGGCCGTTGGAAGGTGTGCCGATATCCGGGTGTCTGGGGGATCAGTCTGCTGCTTTGGTGGGGCAAATGTGCCTCCAGGATGGACAAGCCAAAAACACATATGGAACAGGTTGTTTCTTACTATGTAACACAGGCCAAAAGTGTGTAGTTTCTGAACACGGTCTTCTGACCACAGTGGCATACAAACTTGGCAGAGAGGAACCTGTCTATTACGCTCTGGAAGGTTCTGTAGCTATAGCTGGTGCTGTTGTTAGCTGGCTCAGAGACAATATGAAAATTATTAAGGCATCAAGAGATATTGAAAAGCTTGCTGAACAAGTAGGCAGTTCTTATGGCTGCTACTTTGTTCCAGCTTTTTCTGGGTTATATGCACCTTATTGGGACCCCAGTGCAAGAGGGATCATCTGTGGACTCACTCAGTTTACCAATAAATGCCACATTGCCTTTGCTGCCCTAGAAGCTGTTTGTTTCCAAGCCCGAGAGATTTTAGATGCCATGAATCGCGATTGTGGAATCCCGCTGAAACATTTACAGGTAGATGGAGGAATGACCGAGAACAAAATTCTTATGCAACTGCAAGCTGACATTCTGTGCATTCCCGTGATGAAACCTTCCATGCCAGAGACAACTGCCCTGGGAGCCGCcatggcagcaggggcagcagaagGAGTTAGTGTGTGGAGTCTGGATCCCAAGGACTTATCAGTGGTCCAGATGGAGAAGTTTCAACCTCGGATCAAAGCTGAGGAAAGTGAAGTCCGTTATTCCACATGGAAGAAAGCTGTGATGAAGTCAATGGGTTGGGTTATGACTCAGTCTTCCGAAGGTAGTCGTGACCCCAGCATCTTTGCCagtctgactctgggcttttatgtCGTGAGTAGCATGGTGATATTGATTGGAGCAAGGTACATCTAA